The Fusarium oxysporum Fo47 chromosome II, complete sequence genome includes a region encoding these proteins:
- a CDS encoding acyl-CoA N-acyltransferase gives MPQKRKRPDQDPSEQELLPASALKSTSSDSQSKSASARRATRQTPVIPPTPPTTATQLQPQPRTETAVPPPIIPTLSSASSKPTPSPEQKRSRASNGRPQLPPSQPKAQSQHPPSVLRWAPLEQPGPAVRPPPHHLHPTTMAAMPPPRPIAAGRPPSDLVAPEITYHVPQSHTNSFQRTSALVRPHGPTAQPPRILERPPPPIVTPVHPPKPPVPPSVRPPLRADRNIDKVVLGNMCFSTWYPSYYGKEVLGESSGNLGKTGSKDLGAKDQATGGKSSSRRDREHHPVVDRLYVCPTCFKYSKELVAWCHHVHVCERKTHIPGRKVYVHPRGRRKILVPHDNKTSGPKRRKGEGNIRLVEEIVQDEGEWSIWEVDGEKDGLFCQNLSLFAKLFLDNKSVFFDVTGFNYFLLVYTPPTRSLQTATEPEPPSPRITGFFSKEKMSWDNNNLACILIFPPWQRKGLGALLMGASYEISRREGILGGPEKPISDLGKKGYKRYWAGEIARWLLTINMDSKTPQNEVLVDLSDCSKATWILPEDCLQVLRDMGVVEEAGLGPSKPEEKPVAEAEAEAEEKKGEETTRTSPTADGGVKEETVPVVKTVPRVRMDKQAVRRYVAENRISLERMCDPAGFVEGYAIKAPEVVEEEVVEAEE, from the exons ATGCCTCAAAAGCGCAAGCGACCAGACCAAGATCCCTCCGAACAAGAATTGTTGCCCGCATCCGCACTCAAATCGACATCTTCTGACTCTCAATCAAAATCCGCCAGCGCGCGCCGGGCGACGCGTCAAACCCCAGTCAttccaccaacaccaccaacaacagcgaCGCAACTACAACCTCAACCACGCACAGAAACGGCTGTACCACCTCCTATAATACCTACACTatcatcagcttcttcgaAGCCGACACCCTCTCCAGAGCAGAAGCGGAGTCGTGCCTCCAACGGTCGTCCTCAACTACCTCCATCGCAGCCCAAGGCGCAAAGTCAACACCCCCCTTCTGTGCTGCGATGGGCTCCGCTTGAACAGCCAGGCCCAGCAGTAAGGCCTCCCCctcaccatctccatccaaCAACGATGGCAGCCATGCCCCCACCTCGGCCGATTGCCGCTGGTCGTCCACCATCAGACTTGGTTGCGCCTGAGATCACCTATCATGTGCCCCAGTCGCATACAAACTCATTCCAGCGGACCTCAGCTCTTGTCCGACCTCATGGCCCTACGGCACAACCACCACGTATACTCGAACGACCGCCGCCTCCAATAGTCACGCCAGTTCACCCTCCGAAGCCTCCTGTCCCACCCTCTGTACGGCCGCCTCTGCGAGCCGATCGCAACATTGACAAAGTCGTGTTGGGTAATATGTGCTTCAGCACGTGGTATCCTAGCTACTATGGAAAAGAAGTGCTTGGGGAATCATCAGGCAATCTAGGTAAAACAGGCAGCAAGGACCTGGGGGCCAAGGATCAAGCTACAGGCGGTAAATCATCATCCCGGCGGGATCGCGAACATCACCCAGTAGTTGATCGCCTCTACGTGTGTCCTACCTGCTTCAAGTACTCCAAAGAATTGGTTGCCTGGTGTCATCACGTCCATGTGTGTGAGAGGAAGACTCATATACCTGGTCGGAAGGTATACGTTCATCCACGGGGGCGTAGAAAGATTCTTGTTCCCCATGATAATAAAACCTCTGGCCCCAAAAGACGGAAAGGGGAAGGAAACATTCGGTTGGTAGAGGAGATCGTCCAGGACGAAGGAGAATGGAGCATTTGGGAGGTTGATGGTGAAAAGGATGGG CTCTTTTGCCAGAACCTGTCACTCTTCGCAAAGCTCTTCCTCGACAATAAATCCGTCTTCTTCGATGTCACAGGTTTTAACTACTTCCTACTTGTTTACACACCTCCGACTCGATCTTTGCAGACTGCGACCGAGCCTGAGCCCCCTTCGCCTCGAATTACGGGATTCTTTTCGAAGGAGAAAATGTCATGGGATAATAACAACCTCGCTTGCATCCTTATATTCCCCCCATGGCAGCGAAAGGGTCTTGGTGCGTTGCTGATGGGGGCCTCGTACGAGATATCTCGGCGGGAGGGTATTCTGGGTGGGCCGGAGAAGCCAATTTCTGATCTTGGTAAGAAGGGCTACAAACGTTACTGGGCAGGTGAAATCGCGAGATGGCTATTGACTATCAATATGGACTCAAAGACGCCCCAGAATGAGGTCCTTGTGGATCTCAGCGACTGCAGTAAGGCAACATGGATTCTTCCCGAAGATTGTCTCCAGGTGCTGCGAGATATGGGTGTTGTCGAAGAGGCCGGTTTGGGCCCAAGCAAGCCTGAGGAAAAGCCTGTCGCCGAagccgaggccgaggccgaggagaagaaaggcGAAGAAACGACAAGGACATCGCCTACTGCTGACGGAGGAGTTAAAGAAGAGACCGTGCCAGTTGTCAAGACGGTGCCACGGGTGCGGATGGACAAGCAGGCGGTCCGTCGATATGTGGCCGAGAATCGGATAAGTCTAGAGCGGATGTGTGATCCTGCTGGGTTTGTCGAGGGCTACGCGATCAAAGCACCCGAGGTAGTGGAAGAAGAGGTGGTCGAGGCGGAGGAGTGA
- a CDS encoding proteasome regulatory subunit C-terminal-domain-containing protein: protein MPSKTPNNNGKKPAGNNVQKNKDVEMTDSTKPKGKKSAKDGDEEMTVVVPPSKSKKSDKTAADAEGDVSMGEEEEEAKVDPVTQTIADIKSNFALIDRAVSLFDARFSLRALRSISIIRKRLTPDIIAQVISEAFPATANSSAIVKPLLSAIEREDVILGRQSGSEMEIDEAKTSGKNGAKKEAKEPIPEIDIFLGILVQVYLFDSKQFQRGADFSKYLSDRVQSLNRRTLDSLSAKVYFYYSIFCEHIVPLPPSPQSPVVAIRPTLLAALRTAVLRKDVDTQASVIVLLLRNYLSTSHINQADLLVSHTQFPENAVNNQVARFLYYLGRIRAIQLRYTEAHEHLTAATRKAPSSSCALGFAQTATKLLYVVELLMGDIPDRSMFRQPTMEVALQPYFLLVKSVRVGNLEDFETAIADHADTFRRDGTYSLILRLRQNVIKTGIRMMSLSYSRISLRDICIRLHLGSEESAEYIVAKAIRDGVIEATLDRERGFMKSKEVGDVYATREPGEAFHDRIRACLALHDESVKAMRFPMNQHRLELKNAQEAREREREMAKEIQEGDLDEDDLGGDFDGI from the exons CAAGGACGTGGAGATGACGGATAGCACAAAgcccaagggcaagaagtccgccaaggatggtgatgaagagatgaCCGTTGTTGTTCCTCCTTCAAAGTCGAAAAAGTCCGACAAGACAGCGGCTGACGCTGAAGGTGATGTGTCAATgggcgaagaagaggaagaggccaaggTTGACCCTGTAACACAGACTATCGCAG ATATCAAGAGCAACTTTGCTTTGATAGACCGTGCGGTTTCACTTTTCGACGCCAGATTCTCCCTCCGCGCCTTACGATCTATCTCCATCATCCGCAAGCGTTTGACCCCCGATATCATTGCACAGGTCATTTCCGAGGCTTTCCCAGCTACCGCCAACTCGAGTGCTATTGTTAAGCCGCTCCTTTCTGCCATTGAGCGCGAAGATGTTATCCTGGGCCGACAGAGTGGTTCAGAGATGGAAATCGATGAGGCGAAGACGTCTGGCAAGAACGGTGCTAAGAAAGAAGCCAAGGAACCCATTCCTGAGATTGATATTTTCCTTGGTATTCTTGTCCAGGTCTACCTCTTTGACTCCAAGCAGTTCCAGCGCGGTGCCGACTTCTCTAAGTACCTTTCGGACAGAGTCCAATCGCTCAATCGCCGTACACTCGACTCTTTGTCTGCCAAGGTCTACTTCTACTACTCCATCTTTTGCGAGCACATTGTGCCTCTTCCCCCTTCTCCCCAATCCCCCGTCGTCGCTATCCGGCCAACTCTCCTCGCCGCTCTTCGAACCGCCGTGCTACGTAAAGATGTCGACACACAAGCCTCGGTTATCGTTCTACTGCTGCGAAACTACCTATCAACTTCGCACATCAACCAGGCTGATCTCTTGGTTTCGCATACCCAGTTTCCCGAGAACGCTGTCAACAACCAGGTAGCACGATTTCTCTACTACCTCGGTCGCATCCGAGCTATTCAGCTGCGCTACACCGAGGCCCATGAGCATCTCACTGCTGCCACTCGAAAGGCTCCTTCTAGCAGCTGCGCCCTTGGCTTTGCTCAGACAGCCACCAAGCTGCTCTATGTTGTTGAGCTGTTGATGGGTGACATTCCTGACCGATCTATGTTCCGACAGCCAACAATGGAGGTCGCTCTCCAGCCCTACTTCCTCCTGGTCAAGTCGGTCAGAGTTGGAAATcttgaggactttgagaCAGCCATTGCCGATCATGCCGATACCTTCCGACGAGATGGCACGTACAGCCTCATCCTCCGTTTACGACAGAACGTCATCAAGACCGGTATTCGCATGATGTCTTTGTCCTACTCTCGTATCTCTCTTCGTGACATTTGCATTCGCCTGCATCTCGGTAGCGAGGAGTCGGCTGAGTACATTGTCGCCAAGGCTATCCGCGACGGTGTGATTGAAGCTACCTTGGATCGTGAGAGAGGTTTCATGAAGAGCAAGGAGGTTGGTGACGTGTATGCTACTCGTGAGCCGGGTGAGGCGTTCCACGACCGAATTCGAGCTTGTTTAGCTCTCCACGATGAGAGTGTAAAG GCTATGCGATTCCCTATGAATCAACATCGTCTTGAGCTCAAGAATGCCCAGGAGGCCCGCGAGCGTGAGCGTGAGATGGCCAAGGAGATCCAGGAAGGTGACTTGGACGAGGATGATCTTGGTGGAGACTTTGATGGTATCTAA